CTACTAGTAACGTTCCCGTGCTTCAAGTTTACAACAGAAGGATTTCAACTCCGTTTCCCAAATACATCACCACAATCATCTATCATTGAAAAAGAAAACCCAtaaccatcttcatcatcaccacccGCGTGTCAAATTCTGGCCATGCCGGTGGTCTCCCGGAATGGAACTGAATGCAGTCATCCCGAGAACCCTCGTCTCGAAACTGTGCGTGCATCATGGGTTTCATTGCCGGCCTATGCTCGGTAGTCACCTCTGTCAGCAACCGAGGGGTAGAGACCATCACAGTATACTGAGTTGGATGCGACATCCAAGTCCTGAATGCGATATCCACTGTCGGCCAAAAGTGTTCTGCAATTTTAGTTGCTATGCTCCAGGTGCGCCAGGCAAacaaggatgtcacatctaaaatACACGAAATATCATTTCGTTTTGTTTTCTCAGCCATGCACACTCACTACTTACAAAGTACTATATGAGGATTACATATGGTCTTATCAAGTGCACAATCTAGAAATGGACAGTTTATACAGGTGTGCTGCAGCTTAATACTAGCATTTACATATCTGAAGAGCAAGGAGCGCTCCAGGTTCGTCAGAGTTGACAACCAACAAGCTAGAATGTCACTGCTAGCTGCCCAGTCTGAAGCAGGAGCAGAGCAGTACAACCATTTTTTTCTCAGGCTCTtgcttgctactccctccgttccgaattacttgtcttgctactccctccgttcattttagtgctagatacctccgtatgtagacaaatttaagacaagtaattcagaacggagggagtagaagcctAGAACTGAACTAGAACTACATCAATAAGTTTCAGCCTTTAAAGTAAGTTGACAGTAGGAAGAATGGATGCACCGATCAACATTTGACATAGGGCAAACAGGCATGAGCTACCAAGGACGTCATCATCTCTTCTATGTGTGCCAAGTTCTGGACATGCTGCTTGCTGCCGTGGATTGATCATCTCTTGCTACAGAGTTTGGTAGCTGCGCCCAAGGATCATGTACACCAACTGCAACCAACaaggagagggaggaagaagaagaagagcggaGGAAGAGGGAGTGGCTGGGGGGCGTGCCGGCGGCGAGCGCACGGCGTGGCGGGCGCCAAATCTGGAGACAGCAGATGCGGGAGTGGAGAGACGCGGGAAAAGACGGACAGATGTGGTCCGGCGGCACCAAAGTATGGGCGGAGAGAAGGCGGTGAGGCGCCTGGTCACGAGTGTAGGAGGCGGCGGAAACAGGGGACGAAAACAGAGGAGGCGCCCCTGTTCCCAATCTTGAACCATTCGCCATACGACAAAGCTAAATACCTGCCGACTGGTCAATAGCGACAGGCACGCACGATTCACGTTCGACCTCCCACACTGGATATATCGCTAGCTATTTTTTTCAGGAAGAAAAATAAAGCGCCCAATGGGAATTGAACCCAAGACGCACAGGCTCCGCATGCTCCCTTCGAGCAACAAAGCTACAGCCTCTTAGTTGTTTAAAGTGGAAAACATGAGAACTTAACCTTTTATACCTCATAGCATCAAAATAAGAGTTGTACTAATTCCAGATTTTTTTGCTGGGAGCTAGAGTCAAAGTCCAGACTCAAGATTTGTGACGAGGGAcatgaatttttttttttgaagaattgttgcGTGGTGTAGTACTTGCGTCAATTTCTAAAGCTCGACTGGAAGTTAGCGATAGATCTGTACGACCTGATCATTGCTCGTTGTGGATCGCATGACCCCAAGCAGCCCGTCCGGATCGCCCGCACAACCCACGTATATCCCGACGCTGGCCCGTTCCCTCTTCCTTTTTTCCCCGATGCAGGACCGTTCCCACTACTTTTTTTCCTCGCATCATCACATCCCATCGGCCCATGTTCCTAAATTAAGAGGACCATTTACCGATCGCATCCTTGCCCACGTTTCAAAAAAATTGATAGCTTCATGTGCTGGATAAGAATCGAACCCTGTTCCTCAAGTAGTAATTTCTACGACACAAACCACTAGCCCGGCTTCAGACTTGCTGTTTATGAAACAAGTTTACATGATATTTGTTCTTGGTTAATACGAATTTGAACATTAAAAAATAGTGGTCCGGTCAATGATTTCCCCACTAACGTGATTCTTTTGACCTCATTTTTTGTTGAAACATCCCGCAATAATGTTGTGTGAATAACGTGGTCACTAACGCACCGCGAACCTGATAATNNNNNNNNNNNNNNNNNNNNNNNNNNNNNNNNNNNNNNNNNNNNNNNNNNNNNNNNNNNNNNNNNNNNNNNNNNNNNNNNNNNNNNNNNNNNNNNNNNNNNNNNNNNNNNNNNNNNNNNNNNNNNNNNNNNNNNNNNNNNNNNNNNNNNNNNNNNNNNNNNNNNNNNNNNNNNNNNNNNNNNNNNNNNNNNNNNNNNNNNNNNNNNNNNNNNNNNNNNNNNNNNNNNNNNNNNNNNNNNNNNNNNNNNNNNNNNNNNNNNNNNNNNNNNNNNNNNNNNNNNNNNNNNNNNNNNNNNNNNNNNNNNNNNNNNNNNNNNNNNNNNNNNNNNNNNNNNNNNNNNNNNNNNNNNNNNNNNNNNNNNNNNNNNNNNNNNNNNNNNNNNNNNNNNNNNNNNNNNNNNNNNNNNNNNNNNNNNNNNNNNNNNNNNNNNNNNNNNNNNNNNNNNNNNNNNNNNNNNNNNNNNNNNNNNNNNNNNNNNNNNNNNNNNNNNNNNNNATGATAACTCACACATCTCAGCCCTGATAACTTATGTGCCCCAGTCTTTTTGGTAAATTTGGTGACCATGTGGGGGGAGGGTGGTTGATGAAATATACCCTTGGTAACTTTTTGtgtgaataacatgataactcacacatcacagTCTGATAACTTATGTGCCCCAGTCCTAATAACTTTGGCGACGGTGGTGAGTGGTGGGGGAGGGTTGTTGACGAAATACACCTCTAGTAACTTTTTTGTCAatatcatggtaactcacacatcatagacctgataactttggtgtgtgtggggggtgaGGGGTGGTGATCAAGTATCCCCTGGTAACTTtcgtgtgaatagcatggtaactcacacatcagaGACCCGAAACTTATGCATCCCGGTCCTGGTACTTTTTgcgagggaggggtgatgaaaTATATCCCCGATAACTTTTATGTGAATAGCACGGTAACTCACACCTTGATAGACCTGATAATTAATGTACCCCACTCGTTGGTAAATTCGGTGACTGGATGGGCGAAGGGTGGTTGATGAAACATATGGTAAttttttgtgtaaataacatgataactcacacatcgtagATCAGATAATTTATGTGCCCCAGTCCTGGTAAGTTTGGAGACGGTGATGAGGAGTGCTGGAGGGTTGTTGATGAAATATACCTCGTTAACTTTTGTCAatatcatggtaactcacacatcatagACCTAATAACTTAGGTATAAACAACGCGATAACTTTATACCCGAATAAAAATTTATTGAATCATACCCCGGTTCATTATGTGCAAATAGAACGGTAATGTATGCATCCGGGAGCTGATAACTTAGATATAAATACCACAGTAAATTTGACCCAGGGGGAAGAAGTCGTTTAAAACACATCTCTGGTCACTTCTGTATAAATAACATGTTAATATACATATAACATAACTGATAACTTTACAGTAACTTTTGACCAAAAAAGTGATCTAAACATGTCAACacgagatctagttttgaagttcTCATCGTGGTGGATTTTTTATGTGAAAACGATTTTTCAATCAAAATTGACGGTTTGAGTTATAAAACATTTTCGAAATAGTGAGGATTTACAATTACATCAGGTTTTCTGTGCTCTACTGTTTTTGCATGaggagagaatgttggaggagcaatTTTTACGCCCCGGTAATTTCCATGTAAACATGATGGTAACTGACGTACCACACAGGTGATAACTTACTTAGCCTAGGTCTGGTAACTTTTCACCCGAAAAAAATCAtcgaaacataccaacatgggatTTAGTTTTGAAGGTTTCGTCGCgacgaatcttttatgtgaaaacggTTTTTTAATCGGACCAACGGTTtcagctacaaaacattttgaagtttAATTTCTAATGGAATCTTTGCTGACATCATCTTTTTTTCTTATCTACATGCATGCATTATTAATTGGGTTCAATAGGACGTGCACTCCATGcaaaccaaaatatgtgtatggGAGATTGCACCGCAACGCTGCATGCGAGATTGCACATAGATGTGAAGCGTTGTTTCAGCCATCGAAAGTATCGTGCGGATCTGATGGTTAGCGaccagtcgactggtggttagTCGCTTCCTTCGCCATATATAGCTTCTTCGTCATGATTCAGGTTCGTCAACATGGTGACACACACGCACCTGAAACCACAGAATCCATCATCCACATGTAAGGTAACATGTCTAAAGGCGTGAATCGCGACACCTGCTCATTCATAGTCAACACACGAACCTGCTAAGCTAGAACTGAAACTCTGAGGGTTGAGGTTGACCATGAAACATAACCATATATCAAATCTGCACAAGATGTACTCAACCTGCTTCAATATGTTAAGGATACCATGGAAATGGACTGAAAGAACAAATACTAAACCTGCTTCAATATTGCACGAAAACATGTGATATTTGGCACACATGTGCCATATAAGCAAAACTGTCACacatctatttctttcattttaaaGTATCATACGATCCCTCGTCTTTTTACCTCGCCTCCTCCCAAATGACCCCGCAGGCTCGCGCGAGAAACGTGCTTCTCCCGCACATCTCGGGCGCTCACCCTCGAGAAAACTGTCACTTCTTCACGTCTACCACATGATTTCTCCTCAGGACAAAGTTACCATGATATTTGTATGCAAGTTATCAGGCCTGTGTTGCATAACttaccgtgctatttacatagAATGTATCAGGTACTATGCTTCAACAACTACACCCCTTCAAAGTTACCACTGTGTTTTGTACACAAGTTATAAGGTCTTTGATGTGTAAAATACTGTGgtacttacacataagttatcatggtatatgtacatcaacctccccccggtcaaagttaccatgggggATTGTACATGAGTTACCGGGTCTACGGTTCATATATTATCATGGTACTTGCACCTAAAAACCTGGGTGTGTTTCGGTAGCTTTTTTCATAGCTCAAAAATTACCATAATGTTTTTGCGTAACTTATCACGTCTATAGCACTTGTGCCCCTCATGACACTAAACATTATGTGACTTTCCCGTAGCACGCCATGTGTTGTGTTCATCCAAGAGGCCCACGCGCGAGGCGAGTGTATGTTTTtaacaacttattttcctttggtaaaaaagttaccatcatgtttatattgcaagttatcggttatgcggtgcttatattatcatgttatttacacaaaaattattgggaatgttttgaacaactttttcccggggcaaaaagttatcatggtgattctaggtaacctatcaagcccgtagtgcttaaaatatcatgctatttacacaaaatttatcagggatatgtttcaacaaatccccctccccctccacacgggtcaaaaacttatcatggtgtttagTTATCGCAGTGCATATGTCTTCATACTATTTACACATAAAAATGTCAGGGGAGGAAGGTATActaccgtgctatttacacagaaggtaccggagtatcttttcaaaaaaaaaaattccctacggtcaaagttaccatggtgcttctacctcagttatcagatgtgcgctgcgtatattaccatctatttacacataaattatcggGTATCTTTTCATATTTATCTTCCCTAATGGTTAAAGTTACCACGATGTTTGTATCTAAATTATCAGGTCTATGGCGTGAATGTTATCATGCTATTTACAGAAATGACCGGAGGGCGGGTTGAACAAATTTATTCCCAATGATCAAAGTTGCCACGATGCTTGAAACAAAAAGTTTTTCAGTGCTAACATATTAAAGGcaaaaacatgtcaaaaacagTATTTTCCTTAGAATGTTCAACAATGAGTGCCATAGGTGAGGCGGTTAGCTCCATTTGTTAATTACATGTGGACTAGAGATCAAATCCTAGTCCAAGCATTATTTTTGCTGAAAATTAAGAAGGCATGTAGGGCCAAAAATGACAATTACGAAAATTAGGAAGGCACGAGCGGGTGCGCCCGATAAAATCGGGGAGGACATGCAGAAAGGAAAGAAATCGGGGGAGGATGTGAGGGAAAGGAAAGAAATCGGGAGGTCGTGCGGGAAAGGAAGGAAATCGAAAGAGAATTGATGGCGTTGGATGCGTGTGGCAGTTTCGCAATCTGCCACACGGTTGGCATATACATATTTTAGCGTGGACAAAAAAAGGCTAAGCAAAAATTTGTGTTAATCCAACAAGATGGAGCACTTACCACCTGGAAGCAATTGCATGCACCAGAGAATCGACCAGTACTGCAAGGAAGCCATCGATGAAAATACCTTTGTGCTCTGAGACCTGCAACATTCGATAGCCTGGAGGTTAGGATAATTACCACATTCCAAATTACAAGAAAAGCACCACGATATATTACCTTCGGTGTTATATGAATTTTCTCATAGGATATGTTTAACAGAAATATTCTCTCGCTTTCTAGTACACGGAAATGTATACAACAGGTCAAACATATAATTAAGCGGTGCCACTTACTACATGAATGGTCACATAGCTATTTCATCATAGGCACTGAAGAATATAGGAAATGACACTCTTGAAAGGGAGTATTGCCATGGAACAGTCAAACATCATTGCCTCACGGTGAATGACACAATGTTGTCGACTTGATGGCCAAAGGCCTTCGCACGGTAGACTGAGGCGGACAATATATTGAATTCATACTCCAGCCAACTCATTCAAAAATCCGAAATGATGGAGGGAGGcggacaatatatttcaacactccccctcacgtctaggctattttagtccttaaatgtgggatcgatgtaggccacagaatcgttttatttaatactgcgttggcagggtcttgaactcaagacctcttggctcggatacgatattgaattcatgctccagccaactcatccaaaagtccgaactaatGAGACAATATATTTCAACAAAATATAGGTGGCAATAAGAGGTAGATAGCTGCTACTTTTACATGTATATAAGTAAGTTCACGGATCCATAATCTCTACAAGGGTACCACATTGCAGCTAGCAATTTGAGCATGTGACATGTATCACGTAGCTGTTCCAGGAAGCCTGACGGAATATATAAATCAGCACTATATATATGTAGTAGAGAGAAGAGAATAAATTGGTAACAACAGCTAGTTATGCTTGGCTGCGGGGAGGTTTCGTTAGTTACCTACCCTGGATATGTTGCTTTTAAATTCTTGGCTTGGTCGGTTAGCTCAGGACTGCATCTCATTACAAATAGATCTTGCAAGGAAGCGGGGAGGCCCTCCTTGGGCAGTAACTGGATTTCTGGACAACTATCGATTGATAGAAGCTCGAGAGAAGAAAGTCTGTGTAACCCTCGAGGGAGGGATGGAAGACCTGGGCAATTCCAAAAGTACAGTTGTTGGAGGGAGGTGAGGAGCTGAAGcgcattctcttcctcttccgtgaAGCTCTCAACCCGCTGGTCAAACCGGATGTATAACTCGTGGAGAGTAGCGGCGAAGAGGCTGCATACGGGTGCAACCAGCACCGCCGAGCTGCTATCCACTGAAAAATTATCCAATTGAAAGCAGCCTGCATCAGGCAACAACTGTTTGGTCTTGTTTGCAACAACCAATTCTGACAAAAGATCTCTGCTGCTAAAGAGCGAGGACGATCTCGTCCCATGTTGTTGACCACCAGTTTCTTGAGGTTGACAGCTGTGATGAGAGGATTGAACCCATCTACTTCCAAATTCTCGCAATCTTCAAGTTTTAGACTTGTCAAAGATGTAAGGTTTGAGAGCAGAGAAATTGACAGAAAGCCTGGATCTTCTACAATCATAAGTTCCTTAAGGGAGGTTAGCTTTGGGAGTTGCGCCCATGTAAATTTTGATGCAACTTGAAAAGCGCCACTATGCCTTGTCAAAGACAAGTCATGTTCAGGGTGCTCCATACAACCATGAATTACCGGCATGGAGGGCAGGAACAACTTGGGGCAGTTGATAATTCGAAGTGTCGACAGGCTGGTATAAGAGGCAGAGCCCTCCCGCAAGAAGGGCAAAGCACCCAGATTGGGGCATCCATTGCAAAGTACAAACTCAAGCCTTGAAAACAAATGGGCATTAAGCGTCCCAACCCACTCGGTTAATTCTGGCAACCAAACAAGGACAATCTTCTTCAACCGCGAAAAACTTCTGTCTGTAATGTCAGAAGAGCCAGATATGATCTGACCAAGTCTAGGAATATTCCTCAATGTGAGTGACGTGAGATGTAGCAGACGCCCAAGTGGAAGAATGGTCCAAGAAACATCCTCTAGGCAGAGGGACGTCAGCATTAGTAGGCCAATGGAACCACACAACCAACTAGGACAGATTGAGCCACCGTGATTTTTAATAACAAGTGATTGAAGATTTGGATGTGGTTCAAGACCATCAATAACATCAGATAATTCTGTACTATCACCAAGGACCTCAGATTCTCCCTGATCGTGTTCTGTGCCCCAAAGTAACTCCAACTTTTTCAAATCAGCTTTTGACACCAGTTTGGCATTTGTAGCCTCTTCTTGGGTTGCCACCTTTTCAAGATTATATATACTGAGTTTTCCTCCAAGCTCAGTTAACTTACCCAACTCACTCAATTCAAATCCAACACTCTCTTTCTTGACATGAAATTTTCTAAGCCCCTTCAAGCATTTCATCTTTCCAACCTCAGGAATATCGGAATTGAGTTCTTTTGTTACTAATAAATGGCATAAATTGGTAAGGTGGCTAATGTCTTTAGGCAACTTATCACTACCATACCACCTACTTAGGTCCAAATATTTCAAGTGATAGAATCTGCATAATATGCTAGGCAAAGTCATTTGTGAGCTAGAGTTATATCTTGTAATTTTTAGGTATCGGAGGTGGATAAATTTTGAAAGGTTGTGTGGGAAATATTCTGGGGACTCGACATCTATGTATAGGACACGAAGACCTTTTATGTCCTTGAAAATATCTTTCAAAATCACATCAATAGTTCCTGCATGTCCTCTAAAAATCATCAAAGTACGCAAATTTACAAAGTCTACATCGCTCTTAAATTTAACAATTTCTCCCGTGAAGTTCCCATCATATTTGTTTTTCATGGTGATGGACAAGTGACGAAAAGATTTTGGGGTGGAAATGGCTCTAAAACTTGCACtactatatatattgaggcattcTTTTGATGAAATATTTCGTGCTAATTCATGCAATAGATCATGCAATACATAATATTGATCCTCCCGATCATCATTCTCCTTCACAAGAAAACCATTGTCCACTAGTTCGTCCATGTAATTCTCATCTTTGTCTATGATTCCGATtgcaatcaaaaaatatataatCTCTAAATTCTTAAACCTATGATCTTCAGGGAACAAGGCAAAATATGGGAAGCATTTTTTTAGATGGAAAGGAAGGTAATCATAGCTAATTCTTAAAGATGGCAAAATGTCATCAGCATTTTTTTCGTTTTGCCATTCATTGTTTTCAAGTACTCTCATCCAATATTCCCAAGATAGATCCTTTTTCAACATTCGACCAACTGTTTTGGCTGCTAGAGGTGAACCCTTCAACTTCTTGGCAATATCCCTTGCAATACGAGTCAAGCCATCATGGTAACCCTCAGGTTTTTGTCCAGCAAATATAAATGATTCAAAGAATGTGAAGAATTCATCGGGCTCAAGGCCTTTCAGTGCTATTGGGTCAGTTGTTTTAACAATATCAGCTTTAGACGGGAACCGAGTTGTGACAAGAACCATGCTACCCTTGGCCTCGCCCTTCATGAGTGGAGCTAGCAGATTTTCCCAACCTTGGCTATTGCATTCCCATATATCATCCAAGACAATTAAAAACCTTTTAGGCTTGAGTTCCCGCGTGATGGATATTTGGATCTGATCTAAACTTGTTGATTGGTTTACGGTTTTCTTTCCTTCTATGCAGCTAAGGATCTCTTGGCTAACCTTAAACACGTCAAAATCAGTTGACACACAGACCCAAGCCCTAACAGGAAAGTGTTGTTGAGTCCTTTCATCATTGTATAGGTGTTGGGTGAAGGTTGTCTTTCCAATACCACCCGGACCAACTATAGGAATAACAGAAAGGGTCTCACTACTATTTGTGATGATATCTTTTATAGTTTGCTCAAACACATTTCTCCTTCCAAACAATCTATCTTGTACAGTGGTTGATCCTATAAGAGGCCGTTTGAGGGTGACAAATGGACTGTTGCTGCTATGCTGCGGAATTATCTTGAGTAATTTGGACACTGGGTCACATAAAGAGTGTATTTCCTCAACCACTGACTGGATTTTCTTAGACATCTCCACTCTGTCAAATGGCAACTTATCTCGACCATCACAATAGGGATTGGTTGCGATGTGTGGATTATTAGTAACATCGTCACGATGCATATGTGAACAAGAAAAGCATGCAAGGCAGTTACCAATAGTGTGGCGAAGAGCAAGCCGACCATGGCGAGCATGACCTCGAAGCTCATCACCCAGATCCGGTACGGCATAGTTGGTGCCGTCGAGATCATCCTGGATGATGAAGTAGTGGAGCTCATCCAGTGCATCCTCAGCCTCGTCAGCCTTGGTGCTGAGCTCCTGCATCAGCCCTTGGAGACCGTGGTTGTCAACCACGCCACTTCTCTGAGCCTCGTGCAACAGTCCTTGCGTGAACATCAGGTCACGCTTTATCTCCCTGCAATTGAGGCCGAGCTCAGCGCTAGCAACATACGCCCCCACAAGCTCATTGGAAAGCAGAGTCAGCACGCTGTCGACGAGCCCGGTGGCGAGGCCAATCGCCGCCTCCATCTCCTATGGGGCTGGGGCGGACAGGGAAAAAGTGTCTAGTTTGTGCTGTGGTGGATATGGTACCAAAGGCTGTGTGTTGTTTATGTTCGCGCAGTGAGAAGAGGGTCTGGTGGATCCCTTTTATAGCGTGGTGCACTACTGCTTCAACCGTTCATTCATGTGCCATCTGGGAAGCCACAATGCATGAACCTTGTGACATTGCTGTCATGGCTCCCATCAAGAAAGCAACAACGTTGATACACCCAAACACGAGGAGCTGATCAGTTCAGAGAAAAACTGTACCAGATTGACTGGTGACTAGGCAAAGGCGAAGCTGTCACCGTTCAATTATTGTTGTATGCTGCAGCCAAAGGATTCCCATCTAGAAAAGAGCCAAACAATCTTCATCCCCGTCCCAATCAAAGATATTTTTTGTGTGGCCAAGTAACCAGTTTCGTTGCTAGCCAAGAAGCTATTCCGGATCCATCCAAAACAGTGAATAGCAAGCAATTCGTCTGTTCCATGTGAATGTGGTAGTAGCTAGCGATGGATTCCTAGAAAGAAAATGATGGCCGATGCTACCTTTCCCTTGGCCTTGGGTCGATGTGAATGTCGAGGCCTTAATTCCATCCAGCACAGAGATGCTCAGCACGGTATATGTCGGTATCATGACTGTGGCCATGTCGGTTTTTATGTGAGCGTGGTTAGAAATACTCTCTTGAGCCTCCGTCGATTGGATCCGTTGGGATCTCCGTTGGCGCCTATACCGGAGCTGCAGTACAGTGCAAAGCAGGGGAGCTCGATGTGAGTTACACGGGTGGGGCACGGTGCGCGGTAGACTCGAGACGGTGGAGGGGCAAGCCTATCGCCGGTGAGGAGGAGCTCCCCGCGCCGTCGCCGGGAGTAGTCCCGTCCGTCCGCCCTCGTCGTCCTGCCAACTGGAGGCCCAGCCGAGGCCAACCACCAAACGATGGTACCACAAGGGCCGTTAACTGTTTGTGAGAGTACTGGCCCAGCCCGTGACTCAGTACATGGCCTAGTCTATTTTcactgtttttttattttctttttttactttctttttttCAATAAGAAGGCTATCTGCACTAAAACGATGCAGCCATATATTATTGAAAAAAAATCCAGCAGCCGAACAGCCTCGACCCGGAAATAAAGCGGCAAACAAACCCGAGCCTGTATACCTCGCGATAGTAACTCCCCCAGATATCCACTAACCCTATGTTACAAGACACATTAGAAACAAAAAATACACAACTCCTAGGCTACGACTTTAAGAAAGAATCGCTGCACGTGTGTCGATGATGGCAAGTCCACCACAAGGTTGAACTCTGAATTGTCATCCCTAAAGCCAAGCTTCAGTCCATCACCTTCAACAAAGACGCGATGTAGGCGCGCGTCGACATGGCCCTATTAGAGATCTTGTGTTTCCACTGGAGTGCATAAACTCGTCGTTGAAGCCGTATGTACCATCCGCCCTTATCCGTCTACTGACTTCTCGATAGCCAGATAC
The sequence above is drawn from the Triticum aestivum cultivar Chinese Spring chromosome 7A, IWGSC CS RefSeq v2.1, whole genome shotgun sequence genome and encodes:
- the LOC123149814 gene encoding uncharacterized protein isoform X3; its protein translation is MEAAIGLATGLVDSVLTLLSNELVGAYVASAELGLNCREIKRDLMFTQGLLHEAQRSGVVDNHGLQGLMQELSTKADEAEDALDELHYFIIQDDLDGTNYAVPDLGDELRGHARHGRLALRHTIGLRAQRYFHRWLPCSTGRFSGACNCFQVI
- the LOC123149814 gene encoding uncharacterized protein isoform X1 codes for the protein MEAAIGLATGLVDSVLTLLSNELVGAYVASAELGLNCREIKRDLMFTQGLLHEAQRSGVVDNHGLQGLMQELSTKADEAEDALDELHYFIIQDDLDGTNYAVPDLGDELRGHARHGRLALRHTIGLRAQRYFHRWLPCSTGRFSGACNCFQVVSAPSCWINTNFCLAFFCPR
- the LOC123149814 gene encoding uncharacterized protein isoform X2 — its product is MEAAIGLATGLVDSVLTLLSNELVGAYVASAELGLNCREIKRDLMFTQGLLHEAQRSGVVDNHGLQGLMQELSTKADEAEDALDELHYFIIQDDLDGTNYAVPDLGDELRGHARHGRLALRHTIGFLEQLRDTCHMLKLLAAMWYPCRDYGSVNLLIYM